TCGTCTGTTTTTATCGTGAAGACATCTTTGAATCGCTTGACTTGAAGGCGCCGCGCACCTGGGAAGAGTATCGCGACATTGTCGCGGTACTGGCTAAGCAAGAAATGCCCTCGACCAACAGCAACGAGCAGTCGACCGTCTTGGATGCAAAGGCCAGCGAGTGGAGCGCCACGGTCGAGCCGTGGGGACCCGGATGGGCCGGGTTAGCGCTTTTGGCTCATGCTTCTGCCTATGCGCGTCATCCGAACCATTATTCTACGTTGTTCAATATGCAGACAATGGAGCCGATGTTGGCGTCACCGCCATTCGTACGGGCCTTGCACGAGTTGGTCGCTCTGACCAAACTCTTGCCTCCTGCGGCCTTAGAGTGCAATCCGGACGATGCTTGGAGGGCGCTCCTTGCCGGCCAAACGGGCATGGCGGTGTGTTGGCCTGTCATTAATGGTAGTACGGCCCAGGGAGAAGCCGGCTTGCGGGGCGCCGACCTGCCGCAGATTGGCTGTGTCGAGTTGCCTGGCTCACCAGACGTCTACAATGCGACGGCCATGAAATGGGAACGACGCGCGGAAGGCACAACTCGCGTGCCGCTGTTAGGCATCACTGGTCGCGTCGGTTCAGTCTGTGCAAAGTCGGCGCAACCGGCTGCCGCACTGCAATTGCTGGCGTGGCTGGCTAGCCGCAAATGGAGCGAACGCATCGACACGGCAAGCGATGCCACAACTCTCTTCCGCACGTCGCAGGTCGCCACGGCCGAGGCCTGGTCGCGTGGCTTGCGTGCTCCGGAGGCTAAACGCTACGCCTCGGCAGTGGCAGCAAGTCTAACAGCAGCGGAATGCCTGGTTTTACCGCGTATCGCAGGCGCCGAGCGGTATCTCGCGGCTCTTGACGAGGCCGTGCGGCAAGCGCTAGCCGGTCAACAAACGCCCGCGGAGGCCCTTGCCAAAGCTGCCGACGCGTGGCGAGCCATTACCGCGGAACTTGGCCTCGAGCGGCAACGGGCTGCGTACCAGCGATCGCTGGGGCTGGAATAGCAGGCGGCGGACGAACCATCGGATGTTGCTTGCACCGTGCTGATCTTCTAGTCGCTCCTTGGCATGCGGCCTATCGCCCGGTACGCTGACAGGCCATATGACGCAACAAGTTCTCGATCGATTGAAGGTAGCGCAGACAATCGCCCGCGAGGCGGGGGATATTACCCTGCGATACTTCTGTCAG
This Pirellulales bacterium DNA region includes the following protein-coding sequences:
- a CDS encoding extracellular solute-binding protein, producing the protein MSRWSCCLTNVVRHSRLIVVAGFVWVSCIVGCTRQPTAPAETELPLRDIALKLLVVDDEPLAKAIALLRGQWQAETGSKLSVDSVSQADFIARTAGGDLTADAVIYAPRLLGTLVESRAISTIARDSLASREMDWADFFELLKTREVTWGGEVYAIPLGSPVFVCFYREDIFESLDLKAPRTWEEYRDIVAVLAKQEMPSTNSNEQSTVLDAKASEWSATVEPWGPGWAGLALLAHASAYARHPNHYSTLFNMQTMEPMLASPPFVRALHELVALTKLLPPAALECNPDDAWRALLAGQTGMAVCWPVINGSTAQGEAGLRGADLPQIGCVELPGSPDVYNATAMKWERRAEGTTRVPLLGITGRVGSVCAKSAQPAAALQLLAWLASRKWSERIDTASDATTLFRTSQVATAEAWSRGLRAPEAKRYASAVAASLTAAECLVLPRIAGAERYLAALDEAVRQALAGQQTPAEALAKAADAWRAITAELGLERQRAAYQRSLGLE